From the bacterium genome, one window contains:
- the xerD gene encoding site-specific tyrosine recombinase XerD, with amino-acid sequence MELIDHLHAYLDYLRVERQVADNTLQAYQRDLLRYIDYVAGRGVTDPAQITHEQISDLLQSLFKLGLCPSSLSRQLSAVRGFHRFLLGEDLTHSDPSINLSVEKPWMRMPEVLSTLEVEAVLSQPRTTTEIGLRDRSLLEFLYATGVRVSELISVRCTDIYWEDEFVRVFGKGRKERLVPIGQTALHWCRRYLQEARPRLACLGLGRDILFLNRSGKKLSRQSVWNLIQKYVLAAGLTKPVGPHTFRHSFATHLIEGGADLRAIQEMLGHADITTTQIYTHLDREYLKEVYHTFHPLEARNREKNQPKKSSPALETSA; translated from the coding sequence ATGGAACTGATCGATCATCTGCATGCTTATCTGGATTATTTACGTGTTGAACGCCAGGTAGCGGACAACACGCTGCAAGCCTACCAGCGCGACCTCCTGCGTTATATCGATTACGTGGCTGGCCGAGGTGTCACCGATCCCGCACAGATCACCCATGAACAGATCTCGGACCTGCTGCAGAGCCTATTTAAATTGGGCCTGTGTCCATCCTCCCTGTCGCGTCAATTGTCCGCGGTTCGCGGCTTTCACCGCTTTCTATTGGGCGAAGACCTGACCCATTCTGATCCATCGATCAACCTGTCGGTGGAAAAACCTTGGATGAGAATGCCGGAGGTCCTGAGCACCCTGGAGGTGGAAGCCGTTCTTTCGCAGCCGCGCACAACGACCGAGATCGGACTGCGGGATCGTAGTTTGTTGGAATTTCTCTATGCTACGGGCGTAAGGGTCTCGGAATTGATTTCAGTCCGCTGTACGGATATCTATTGGGAGGATGAGTTTGTCCGGGTGTTCGGTAAAGGCCGTAAAGAGCGCCTGGTGCCCATCGGGCAGACAGCGCTGCATTGGTGCCGCCGTTATTTGCAAGAGGCCAGGCCGAGACTGGCTTGCTTGGGACTTGGCCGGGATATCTTGTTTTTAAACCGGAGCGGGAAAAAGCTCAGCCGTCAGTCGGTGTGGAATCTGATCCAGAAATATGTTCTGGCAGCAGGCCTTACCAAACCCGTAGGTCCGCATACCTTCCGACACAGCTTTGCCACTCATCTCATTGAAGGCGGCGCGGATTTGCGCGCCATTCAGGAGATGCTGGGCCATGCAGACATCACCACCACTCAAATCTACACCCATCTGGATCGAGAATACCTCAAAGAGGTGTATCACACGTTCCATCCATTGGAAGCACGCAACAGAGAGAAGAACCAGCCGAAGAAATCATCGCCGGCTCTGGAGACGTCCGCCTGA
- a CDS encoding biotin--[acetyl-CoA-carboxylase] ligase, giving the protein MRIYLYEQVVSTNDILKEKALAGEPEGGVVLAESQTSGRGRYGRSWISRPGKGLYFSLLLRPATADIQPGLISLLTSLAIVHALKAEQGVSAQVKWPNDVMVERAKIAGVLVETLYQDHRLAHAIVGIGLNLFDAGEELNGRFFRATSLDRHTRKKIDPDRLLQRILKEIMKEYRLLYDPGRRQRLCKRWGRHCLHLNRLVKVIGPDESISGVFRDVDIAGSALIEQNTGEIAVVHAGEFSLQEEICF; this is encoded by the coding sequence ATGCGCATCTACCTGTATGAACAAGTTGTTTCCACTAATGACATCCTGAAGGAAAAGGCTTTGGCCGGCGAACCGGAGGGCGGTGTCGTACTGGCAGAGAGCCAAACCAGCGGCCGAGGGCGATACGGCCGATCGTGGATATCCAGACCGGGCAAAGGATTGTATTTTTCGCTTCTCTTAAGGCCTGCAACCGCGGACATCCAGCCGGGCCTGATATCCCTTCTCACCAGCCTGGCCATAGTCCATGCACTGAAAGCCGAACAGGGCGTGAGCGCCCAAGTCAAGTGGCCCAATGATGTGATGGTGGAGAGAGCCAAGATTGCCGGCGTGCTGGTGGAAACCCTGTATCAGGATCATCGTTTAGCCCATGCCATCGTGGGCATCGGGCTGAATCTGTTTGATGCTGGCGAGGAGCTAAACGGTCGGTTTTTCAGAGCCACCTCGCTCGATCGCCATACGAGGAAAAAAATAGATCCGGACCGTCTACTGCAGCGGATTCTGAAAGAGATCATGAAGGAATATCGGCTGCTATATGATCCGGGCCGACGGCAGCGTTTGTGTAAAAGATGGGGCCGGCATTGTCTGCATCTGAACCGGCTGGTGAAGGTCATAGGCCCTGACGAATCCATCTCCGGTGTGTTCCGGGATGTGGATATCGCCGGTTCCGCGTTGATTGAACAGAACACGGGAGAGATCGCGGTTGTCCATGCCGGCGAATTCTCTCTGCAGGAGGAGATATGCTTTTAG
- a CDS encoding type III pantothenate kinase — protein MLLAIDVGNTQIAAGLFLEQKLTAHWRLSSNRDRTEDETWILMQAICRANGFGMEHTTGIIISSVVPDMTSSLHKMATKYLNLEPVIVSHDLDLGIHNYYQNPASVGADRLCNAVAGFQKYGGPLIIVDLGTATTFDVIDAKGDYLGGIIAPGIETSAMTLHQRAAKLPRVELRFPDQVIGRSTERSMQSGLLFGAVELIDGLIGRINQEMGQELKTVATGGLARVIIHELRRVSEYDAFLTLDGMRMIYDRLKK, from the coding sequence ATGCTTTTAGCCATCGATGTTGGGAACACGCAGATCGCAGCAGGCTTGTTTCTAGAGCAAAAGTTGACAGCACACTGGCGGCTTTCGAGCAATCGTGACCGGACCGAGGATGAAACCTGGATTCTCATGCAGGCGATCTGCCGGGCCAACGGCTTTGGCATGGAACATACCACCGGCATCATCATCTCCTCCGTAGTCCCGGATATGACTTCCAGCCTGCATAAAATGGCCACCAAATACCTCAACCTGGAGCCGGTCATTGTCAGCCACGACCTGGATCTGGGCATTCATAATTATTACCAGAATCCTGCAAGCGTCGGCGCTGATCGGTTGTGCAATGCGGTCGCCGGCTTTCAAAAGTACGGCGGGCCGCTGATCATCGTCGATCTGGGCACAGCCACAACCTTCGATGTGATAGATGCAAAGGGGGATTACCTCGGCGGCATCATCGCCCCGGGCATCGAGACCTCAGCCATGACCCTTCATCAGCGGGCGGCCAAGCTGCCGCGCGTAGAGCTGCGCTTTCCGGACCAAGTGATCGGCCGGTCAACGGAGCGCAGCATGCAATCCGGGTTGTTGTTCGGAGCAGTGGAATTGATCGATGGATTGATCGGGCGGATCAACCAGGAGATGGGCCAGGAGCTCAAAACGGTTGCCACCGGCGGGCTGGCGCGGGTTATTATTCATGAATTACGCCGGGTTTCAGAGTACGATGCATTCCTCACCTTGGATGGGATGCGCATGATCTATGATCGGCTAAAAAAATAG